In the genome of Dermatobacter hominis, the window CGCTGCGCCGACTTCGGGCCGATGCCGGGCAGCCGGCCGAGTGCGTCGATCAGGTCCTGGACGGACGTGGCGTACGTGGTCCCCACTCAGCCGCCCAGCAGTCCGCCGAGGCCACCGAGACCGCCCATGCCGCCGAGCGGGTCGGCCTGCGCCTGGAGCTGGGCGACCTGGTCGCGGGCGTCGGACCACGCGGCGACGATCAGGTCCTCGAGCATCGTGAGGTCCTCGGGGTCGACCGCACCAGGATCGATGTGGACCCGCACGAGGTGCAGGTGCCCGTTGAGCGTGACCGACACGACGCCCCCGCCAGCGGTGCCCTCGACCTCGGTCGCGGCGAGCTCCTCCTGGGCCTCCTGCATGCGGGCGCCCATGTCCTGCGCCATCTGGAACATCGCGCCCAGGTCCAGCCCCGCGTCGAGGTCGTCCCCGCCGACGAGGCCGGACAGGTCGGGCCCGCCCAGGCCGCCCATGTCCGAGTCGGGGACGATCTCGCCCGACACCACCTCGGCCTCGGCCGCCTCGTCCTGGTCGCGCTCGCCGCTCATCGTCGGGTCCTCGGATCGGTCACGTCGTGCCGTCGGCGCCATCCACCAGGACCGCGCCGGGGAACGCCTTGGTCAGCTTCTCCACGCCGGTGGCGGCCACGTCGGCGTCCTCCAGCTCGTGCACGTCGATGATGGCCGACTCGTCGTCGTCCGCGGTGTCATCGGCGGCGGGCGCCGTCTCGAGCTCGGCGGCCGGCTCGGGCCGACCACGGCGCGGCGCCGGGGCCTCGGCGCCGGCGGGCTCCACCGGTGGCGGTTCGGACGGCTCGGGCTCGGACGGCGCCGGCTGGGACCTGGCCGGCCGGGCGGGCGCGGGCGACGGCGGCGGTGCCGCGGCGGCAGGCGGGGGGTCGGATCCGGGCGGCGGGCCGGCGTCGGGGTCGAGGGCGTCGACCAGCACCAGGTGCACCGGCGTGCCGAAGTGCGCGGTCAGCGCGGCCTCCACCTCGGGGCGGAACCGCTCGGCCCGGTCGCGGGTCGGCGCGTTGTCGAGCGCGAACACGGCGCCCTGGTCCCCCACCGAGACGAACCGTCCGCCGCTGTAGATCGCCTTGGCCATGCCCTTGAGGCTCGGCATGACGACGTCGCCGAAGGCGAGGGCCAGGGCGTCGCGGTCGGGGCCACCGGCCGGAGACGGCGGCGCGGCCGCGGCGGTGGGAGCCGGTGCGACCGGCGACGGCTCGGACCCTGGCGGCGCCGCCGCGGCGGGGGCCGGCTCGGCCGGCGCCGCCGCGGGCGCGACGTCGGGCGGCGACGCTGGCGCGGGCGGCTCCCCAGGATCGGCCGGCGCAGACGACCCGGATGGCGCAGCGGGGGCAGCAGGGGCGGAGGGCGCAGCGGACTGTCCGCCCGGGCGCGGGGCCCGGGGTGCGGGCGGGGCCTTGGGCGCCGCGGGCCGACGTGCGCCCTCGGCCGGCGCGTCGCCGGCGCTCTCGGCCTTGCGGGACCGCAGCGCACCCAGGGCGGCGCGCGCCCGGGCGGGCCCGTCACCCGCCTCGCCCGCGGGCCCGTCGGATGCGGCCGGTGCCTCGGCGTCGGGCGCCGGCGGTGTCGCGGCCGGTGCTGCTGCGGCCGACGGTGTCGTGGCGGGCGCGTCGGCCGACGCGGCCGGCGCCGCCGCATCGGGGCGAGGGCGAGCGGGTGCGGGCGCCGCGGCCGCGGCACGGGCCCGACCACCCGACGGCGCACCCGAGGTGCCGCCGCCGTCGGCCAGCGCCCGTTCGAGCGACTCGATCCGCCGGAGGAGCTCCGCCACCACGCCGTCGTCGGACGCCGCCGGCGCGCCGGCAGCGGCACCGCCGGCGCCGGCACCCGAGCCCGACGAGGAGCAGAGCCGCACGAGCGCCACCTCGAGCGGCACGCGGGGGTCGGCGGCCTGGCGCATGTCGACCGTGGCGGCGCCGACGGCCTCCATCGCCCTCGTCAGGGTGGGCGTGCCCAGCGTCCGGGCCCACTCCCCCAGCCGCTCGCCGTCGGCGTCGACGAGGTGCGGCACCTCCACGCCGAGCGACAGCAGGAAGGCGTCCCGGAGCTCGGACAGCAGCGCCTCGGCCAGCACGCGGGGGTCGTGGCCGAGGGCGAGGGCACCGGAGACTGCGAGCACGGCTGCGCCGCTGTCGCGGTCGGCGAGGGCCTGCAGCAGCTGGTCGACGGGTGCGTCGCGGGTGATCACGCCGCCGGCGGCGACGACCTGGTCGAGCGCGGAGAGCGTGTCGCGCGCCGAGCCGCGGCCCTGGCGAACGACGTAGTCGACCGACGCCTCGTCCAGATCCAGCGGCGCGTCGTCGGCGATCCAGCGGACGTAGTCGGTGAGCTCCTTGGCCGACAGCAGCTGGAACTCGTAGTGCTGCGTCCGGCTGCGGATGGTCGGCAGGACCTTCTGCGGATCGGTGGTGGCGAGCACGAAGGTCACGTGCTCGGGCGGCTCCTCGAGCGTCTTCAGCAGCGCGTTCGACGCGGCCGGCGTGAGCATGTGGACCTCGTCGAGGATGTACACCTTGTTGCGTCCCGGCGAACCCACCGCCGACCGCTCGACCAGGTCGCGGATGTTGTCGACGCCGTTGTTGGACGCAGCGTCGAGCTCGAACAGGTCGAAGCTGCGGCCCGACTCGATCTCGACGCAGGCGGAGCACACGCAGCACGGCTCACCGTCCTGGAGGTCCTCGCAGTTCAGCGCCTTGGCCAGGATGCGGGCGGTGGACGTCTTGCCGGTGCCGCGGGGACCGGAGAAGAGGTAGGCGTGGCCCTCGGTGCCGGTGCGCACCGCGTTCTGCAGCGCCCGGACGACGTGGTCCTGGCCACGGACCTCCCCGAACCGGCGGGGCCGGTAGCGACGGTAGAGGGATTGGTGCGCCACGGAGGGATCCTACCGACGTCGGTCCGACGCTCCCGGCCGGAGGGCGCCGCCCACGCGTCCGTCGAACCGGTCGGCACCGCCGGCGGCGGGCCGCGCCCACGCGAACGGGTCGGGGAGGAGCCGGAGGAGCGGTCCGGGACCGGCCGGGTCGCCGGGGGCGCACGCCGACCGGGTCCCGCCACCCGTGGCGGAGACGGTGGGATTCGAACCCACGGTGAGTTTCCCCACACACGCTTTCCAAGCGTGCCGATTCGGCCGCTCTCGCACGTCTCCGGGGCGGGACGATAGCCTGACTGCACGCCTGCGTCCTCAGGCGGCGGCCGGGTCCTGTGCGACCGGAGCCCGTGAACCGGGTCAGGGCCGGAAGGCAGCAGCTCTCAGCGGAACCTCCGGTGTGCCGCAGATCGCCTGGCCGCCACCTGAGGGCGCAGTCGTCGCGTCCGGGCCGTGTCGAGATCGGCGCGACCGCGGATCAGGCGGCCTCAGTCGGGAGCCGGGACGGACCGCCGCTCGACGGCGGCGTCGGCGCCGGTGGCGGCGAGCAGGTCGAGCAGCGCCCGGCGGAACGTGGCGGCCCGCCGCGGACCGAGCGTGGACTCGACGGCGTCGGCGAAGGCCTGGCGCGACCGCCGGGCCGCGTGCACGGCGCCCAGGGCGGCCGGCGTCAGGCCGACCCGGCGGATGCGACGGTCGGTGGGGTCCGAGCTGCGCACGACGAGGCCCCGTCGATCCATGTCGAGCACGGCCTTCGAGGCGCCCTGCTGGGTGATGCCGAGCCGCTCGGCCAGCTCGCCGACGGTGAGCGGCCCCGGCAGCAGGTGCTGGAAGACGTAGCCGT includes:
- a CDS encoding YbaB/EbfC family nucleoid-associated protein, translated to MSGERDQDEAAEAEVVSGEIVPDSDMGGLGGPDLSGLVGGDDLDAGLDLGAMFQMAQDMGARMQEAQEELAATEVEGTAGGGVVSVTLNGHLHLVRVHIDPGAVDPEDLTMLEDLIVAAWSDARDQVAQLQAQADPLGGMGGLGGLGGLLGG
- the dnaX gene encoding DNA polymerase III subunit gamma/tau; amino-acid sequence: MAHQSLYRRYRPRRFGEVRGQDHVVRALQNAVRTGTEGHAYLFSGPRGTGKTSTARILAKALNCEDLQDGEPCCVCSACVEIESGRSFDLFELDAASNNGVDNIRDLVERSAVGSPGRNKVYILDEVHMLTPAASNALLKTLEEPPEHVTFVLATTDPQKVLPTIRSRTQHYEFQLLSAKELTDYVRWIADDAPLDLDEASVDYVVRQGRGSARDTLSALDQVVAAGGVITRDAPVDQLLQALADRDSGAAVLAVSGALALGHDPRVLAEALLSELRDAFLLSLGVEVPHLVDADGERLGEWARTLGTPTLTRAMEAVGAATVDMRQAADPRVPLEVALVRLCSSSGSGAGAGGAAAGAPAASDDGVVAELLRRIESLERALADGGGTSGAPSGGRARAAAAAPAPARPRPDAAAPAASADAPATTPSAAAAPAATPPAPDAEAPAASDGPAGEAGDGPARARAALGALRSRKAESAGDAPAEGARRPAAPKAPPAPRAPRPGGQSAAPSAPAAPAAPSGSSAPADPGEPPAPASPPDVAPAAAPAEPAPAAAAPPGSEPSPVAPAPTAAAAPPSPAGGPDRDALALAFGDVVMPSLKGMAKAIYSGGRFVSVGDQGAVFALDNAPTRDRAERFRPEVEAALTAHFGTPVHLVLVDALDPDAGPPPGSDPPPAAAAPPPSPAPARPARSQPAPSEPEPSEPPPVEPAGAEAPAPRRGRPEPAAELETAPAADDTADDDESAIIDVHELEDADVAATGVEKLTKAFPGAVLVDGADGTT
- a CDS encoding MarR family winged helix-turn-helix transcriptional regulator, with protein sequence MPKRAVPPTADEPEPLPLDQDPALALQVLARQLATATMDDVRAAVPAPVRESDGYVFQHLLPGPLTVGELAERLGITQQGASKAVLDMDRRGLVVRSSDPTDRRIRRVGLTPAALGAVHAARRSRQAFADAVESTLGPRRAATFRRALLDLLAATGADAAVERRSVPAPD